One genomic segment of Spirochaetota bacterium includes these proteins:
- the murB gene encoding UDP-N-acetylmuramate dehydrogenase produces MNVTVPQDVVRRLRGLGVVKTDESLSRHTTFKTGGPADVLVVPSGVESLGEIVRICAESGLPRTVIGGGSNLLVGDRGVRGVTVCISPEALDASGPVIEDDVVYAPASVRKEDFVSICADKGLSGMEFMAGIPGCIGGGIVMNAGTVDGNFVDILYRVEYVDTAGEVRLQEIVPSMARYRHLDVQEGAIITAGWFRLRHADDGEVVRHRIRELLDERAKKHPLEYPSAGSVFKNPQGYSSWKLVNDAGLKAHRIGGAMVSELHTNFIVNAGGARSADIRGLIEFIRETVYIKFGVMLEPEVRLVGEF; encoded by the coding sequence ATGAACGTCACCGTTCCACAGGACGTTGTCCGGCGCCTCCGGGGGCTGGGCGTGGTGAAGACCGACGAATCGCTCTCCAGGCATACCACCTTCAAGACCGGCGGCCCCGCCGACGTGCTGGTTGTTCCATCCGGCGTCGAATCACTGGGGGAGATCGTACGCATCTGCGCCGAATCCGGACTGCCGCGCACCGTAATCGGGGGCGGGTCCAATCTTCTGGTGGGAGACCGGGGTGTCCGCGGAGTCACGGTATGTATTTCGCCCGAAGCCCTGGACGCATCGGGGCCGGTCATCGAGGACGATGTGGTCTATGCTCCCGCTTCGGTCCGCAAGGAGGACTTTGTCTCCATCTGCGCGGACAAAGGCCTTTCGGGGATGGAATTCATGGCCGGAATACCCGGCTGTATCGGCGGCGGCATTGTAATGAACGCGGGGACGGTCGACGGCAATTTCGTGGACATCCTGTACCGGGTCGAATACGTTGATACGGCCGGGGAGGTGAGGCTGCAGGAAATTGTACCCTCCATGGCGCGCTACCGGCACCTGGACGTGCAGGAGGGCGCCATCATCACCGCTGGCTGGTTCAGGTTGCGCCATGCGGACGACGGAGAGGTCGTGCGTCACAGGATACGCGAGCTGCTCGATGAGCGCGCGAAAAAGCACCCGCTCGAGTATCCATCGGCAGGGTCTGTGTTCAAGAACCCGCAGGGGTATTCGTCGTGGAAGCTGGTGAACGACGCGGGGCTCAAGGCTCACCGCATCGGCGGGGCGATGGTGTCGGAGCTGCACACCAATTTCATCGTCAACGCCGGTGGCGCACGGTCCGCGGACATACGCGGACTTATTGAATTTATCCGGGAAACGGTGTATATTAAATTCGGCGTCATGCTCGAGCCGGAAGTACGGCTGGTCGGGGAGTTTTAG
- a CDS encoding exonuclease domain-containing protein, translated as MVNEYTRLGDAVFCALDFETTGVNPALDSIVEIGMVRFTLDETLATFSTLIDPDQEIPERAIEIHGITNEMVHGAPRIGEVLPGVTEFMGDAMLVIQNPHFDLTFLEVAFKRSAMSVPRLYAYDTVRLSRKTFANMPNYRLETLCANLDIESAVHHRALADACACMEVFRKVVRFHDALAEWTFGDLTRLHGDAMQPQLTRKEKRRLNLNNNIYLGDVVKIRYMDESGRVTTRRILPKEVVMNGNKTYIHAFCYMRKEDRYFNTRRILKVY; from the coding sequence ATGGTCAACGAATACACGAGGCTCGGCGACGCGGTTTTTTGCGCGCTGGACTTCGAGACTACCGGCGTGAATCCCGCGCTGGACAGCATCGTGGAAATCGGGATGGTGCGATTTACGCTCGACGAGACGCTCGCCACATTTTCCACGCTGATCGATCCGGACCAGGAAATACCCGAGCGCGCCATCGAGATTCACGGCATAACAAACGAAATGGTGCATGGTGCTCCGCGCATCGGCGAGGTGTTGCCCGGGGTGACCGAGTTTATGGGCGACGCGATGCTCGTAATACAGAACCCGCACTTCGACCTTACCTTTCTCGAAGTGGCCTTCAAACGGAGCGCGATGAGCGTTCCCCGGCTCTACGCCTATGATACGGTGCGCCTCTCGCGGAAAACCTTCGCCAACATGCCCAATTACCGGCTCGAGACGCTCTGCGCCAACCTCGACATCGAAAGCGCAGTCCATCACCGCGCGCTCGCCGACGCCTGCGCGTGTATGGAGGTTTTTCGCAAGGTGGTTCGTTTCCACGACGCCCTCGCGGAGTGGACCTTCGGCGATCTCACGCGGCTTCACGGCGACGCGATGCAGCCGCAGCTGACGCGCAAGGAAAAACGACGGCTTAACCTCAACAACAATATCTACCTCGGCGACGTGGTCAAAATCCGCTACATGGACGAAAGCGGCCGCGTCACAACCCGGCGCATCCTGCCCAAGGAGGTCGTAATGAACGGGAATAAAACTTATATACACGCCTTCTGTTACATGCGAAAAGAGGACCGGTATTTCAACACCCGGCGGATACTGAAGGTGTACTGA
- a CDS encoding superoxide dismutase has product MNTHILPTLPYDFTALEPHIDAKTMEIHHGKHHAAYVQKLNAAVEKHSALVGLPVETLLANLPSLPDDIRDEVRNNGGGHFNHSLFWKLLRGGARPAPQGDLAAALVARFGSLDAFRTEFAAAATKRFGSGWAWLSLNALGGLVVHSTPNQDSPIMEGLVPILGLDVWEHAYYLKYQNRRPDYIEAFWKVLDWAQAGENYRLALEGMDRCIPVAVRKVS; this is encoded by the coding sequence ATGAACACTCATATACTACCCACCCTGCCCTACGACTTCACGGCGCTCGAGCCTCATATAGACGCGAAAACCATGGAAATACACCATGGGAAACATCACGCGGCCTACGTACAGAAACTCAACGCCGCGGTCGAGAAGCATTCCGCCCTGGTGGGACTGCCGGTGGAAACGCTGCTGGCGAACCTGCCGAGCCTGCCCGACGACATCCGCGATGAGGTGCGCAACAACGGCGGCGGGCATTTCAACCACAGCCTGTTCTGGAAACTCCTCAGGGGAGGCGCAAGACCCGCTCCCCAGGGAGACCTGGCCGCCGCGTTAGTAGCCCGTTTCGGCTCGCTGGACGCCTTTCGGACCGAGTTCGCCGCCGCGGCCACAAAGCGTTTCGGCTCGGGCTGGGCATGGCTCTCGCTGAACGCGCTGGGCGGGCTGGTGGTCCACTCGACGCCTAACCAGGATAGTCCTATTATGGAAGGCCTGGTGCCGATACTGGGCCTGGATGTGTGGGAGCATGCGTATTACCTGAAATACCAGAACCGTCGTCCCGACTACATCGAAGCATTCTGGAAGGTGCTGGACTGGGCGCAGGCCGGGGAAAACTACCGGCTGGCCCTGGAAGGGATGGACCGTTGCATTCCCGTGGCGGTAAGAAAGGTCTCCTGA
- a CDS encoding metalloregulator ArsR/SmtB family transcription factor — MGDIIVLFSDEQVNHTSEILKSIAHPIRLKILCFLMDGEKTVGEIEKEFGSSISNISQHLTVLRKIHMVNRRKEANFMFYSVKDPKIAELLGTLKRLYCTG; from the coding sequence ATGGGAGATATCATCGTGCTTTTCTCGGATGAACAGGTAAACCACACCAGCGAGATACTCAAATCGATCGCCCATCCCATCAGGCTTAAAATCCTGTGTTTTCTCATGGACGGGGAGAAGACGGTGGGCGAGATCGAAAAGGAATTCGGCTCGTCGATCTCGAACATCTCCCAGCACCTTACGGTCCTCAGGAAGATACACATGGTCAATCGCCGTAAAGAGGCCAATTTCATGTTTTACTCGGTGAAAGACCCTAAAATAGCCGAGCTTCTGGGCACCCTCAAACGGCTCTACTGCACCGGGTAG
- a CDS encoding pyridoxal-dependent decarboxylase — protein MKLFNVVEEKRTTEVRADLEHLRKLFIMPDSPDKFLEFGHELLDLIHNFFKSKGGIHSEISLPELAKIFSVMEIPRHPSLLKDILGEIKTKVIAHSVKVGNPYYIGHMTSAIPYFMILLEMIIAALNQNQVKIETAKASTFLERELIAWIHRLIFDRSQNFYRTHVQNHRIALGNVTLDGTMANLTALMVARNKAFPASGRFPGIRKAGIYDAYRYYNCRRAVVLVSARGHYSIEKIARILGIGNHNVIKIPVDTENRIDIARLRQVCAQIREQNERSGEKTRIVAIIGIAGTTETGNIDDLVELRRIADENETFFHVDAAWGGALLIVDKYRHLFKGIDQADSVTFDAHKLMYSPLSMGMILFRTETALNYIKHTSNYIIRPDSVDQGRFTVEGSRPFSSLKPWVTFKIFGKEGFRVLFDHAFAITGTLRDIVTRHSDFEPMNVPDIFIFNYRYVPRRVQARLNALMIEIDEEADPYRLIKLLKRLRRINDTLNELNIELHRAIRKEDNSFVSRTMVESTRYHPQKIVVLRAVTINPLTTPEVLKEIIDEQSGLGARIFKSEFMDTLEKL, from the coding sequence ATGAAGCTCTTCAATGTGGTTGAGGAAAAACGAACGACAGAGGTTCGGGCCGATCTCGAGCATCTGCGAAAGCTGTTTATAATGCCGGATAGCCCCGACAAGTTCCTCGAGTTCGGCCACGAACTCCTCGATCTCATCCATAACTTTTTCAAGTCCAAGGGCGGCATCCACAGCGAGATATCCCTTCCGGAACTGGCGAAGATATTTTCCGTGATGGAAATTCCGCGCCACCCGAGCTTGCTTAAAGACATTCTCGGCGAAATAAAAACCAAGGTGATCGCCCACTCGGTCAAGGTGGGCAATCCCTATTACATAGGCCACATGACCAGCGCCATTCCCTATTTCATGATCCTCCTCGAAATGATCATAGCGGCGCTCAACCAGAACCAGGTGAAGATAGAGACCGCCAAGGCCTCGACCTTTCTGGAGCGCGAACTCATCGCCTGGATCCACCGGCTCATCTTCGACCGCTCGCAGAACTTCTACCGCACGCACGTGCAGAACCACCGTATAGCGCTCGGCAACGTGACGCTCGACGGCACAATGGCGAACCTCACCGCGCTCATGGTCGCGCGCAACAAGGCGTTCCCCGCGAGCGGGCGCTTTCCCGGCATCCGCAAGGCGGGCATCTACGATGCCTACCGCTACTACAACTGCAGGCGGGCGGTTGTGCTTGTTTCGGCCCGCGGGCATTATTCCATCGAGAAGATCGCGCGCATACTCGGCATCGGAAACCACAATGTCATCAAGATACCCGTGGATACCGAAAACAGGATCGACATCGCGCGGTTGCGCCAGGTGTGCGCGCAGATCAGGGAGCAGAACGAGCGCTCCGGCGAGAAGACGAGGATCGTCGCGATCATTGGGATCGCCGGCACGACCGAAACGGGCAATATCGACGACCTTGTCGAGCTGCGCCGCATCGCGGACGAAAACGAAACCTTCTTCCACGTGGACGCGGCCTGGGGTGGGGCTCTGCTCATCGTCGACAAATACCGCCATCTCTTCAAGGGGATCGACCAGGCCGACTCCGTGACCTTCGACGCCCATAAGCTCATGTATTCCCCCCTCTCGATGGGAATGATACTTTTCAGGACCGAGACGGCGCTCAACTACATCAAGCACACCTCCAACTACATCATTCGACCGGACTCGGTCGACCAGGGGCGTTTCACTGTCGAGGGTTCGCGCCCGTTCTCCAGCCTGAAGCCCTGGGTCACCTTCAAGATATTCGGCAAGGAGGGCTTCCGCGTACTTTTCGATCACGCCTTCGCCATAACCGGGACGCTCAGGGACATCGTTACGCGGCATTCCGATTTCGAGCCGATGAATGTCCCGGATATCTTCATTTTCAACTACCGTTATGTCCCCCGCAGGGTCCAGGCCCGGCTGAACGCCCTGATGATTGAGATCGACGAGGAGGCCGATCCCTACCGGCTTATAAAGCTGTTGAAAAGACTCCGTCGCATCAACGACACGCTGAACGAGCTCAATATCGAGCTTCACCGCGCGATACGCAAGGAGGACAACAGCTTCGTTTCGCGGACCATGGTCGAGTCCACTC
- the cysS gene encoding cysteine--tRNA ligase, with protein sequence MAEEFVPGGRRKDSISDYPPASIYSCGPTVYGHAHIGNFRTFAFNDLLRRYLKFRGYRVDHAMNITDVDDKTIAGAAREGLSLSEYTARYTSTFFEDLATLNIEPVEHNPRATESIDDMVEIISRLGEKGIVYEKDGSLYFSIAKFESYGRLSRLDTREVKSGLRYDTDEYAKDDARDFALWKAPKEGEPYWDTPFGRGRPGWHIECSAMVRRIFGGTIDIHTGGVDLIFPHHENEIAQSEAAYGEQFVRRWIHVEHLLVEGSKMSKSLGNFYTLRDLLEKGHSPRAIRYLLISAHYRKQLNFTFEGLAQAESALARIDNFLLRLDGITAGDGANDGPAGLIDGFVERFTADMDDDLNISGALGRLFEFIHETNALIDRSALSKADALQVLGALRRVDSVLGVIFFAAPGDDVDEERIERLIEERRESKKAKNFARADEIRATLESEGIALEDTKDGTRWKRKR encoded by the coding sequence ATGGCCGAGGAGTTCGTGCCGGGCGGCCGGAGGAAGGACTCCATTTCCGACTACCCTCCCGCGAGCATCTATTCCTGCGGGCCCACCGTATACGGCCATGCCCATATCGGCAACTTCCGCACCTTCGCCTTCAACGACCTGTTGCGGCGTTACCTGAAGTTCCGGGGCTACCGCGTCGACCACGCAATGAACATCACCGATGTCGACGACAAAACGATCGCCGGGGCGGCGCGCGAGGGGCTAAGCCTCTCCGAGTACACCGCCCGGTACACTTCAACCTTCTTCGAGGACCTGGCGACGCTGAACATCGAGCCGGTTGAGCACAACCCGCGCGCGACCGAATCGATCGACGACATGGTCGAGATCATCTCCCGCCTGGGCGAAAAGGGCATCGTCTACGAGAAGGACGGCTCGCTCTACTTCAGCATAGCGAAGTTCGAATCGTACGGAAGGCTCTCGCGCCTCGACACGCGCGAGGTGAAGAGCGGCCTGCGCTACGACACCGACGAATACGCCAAGGACGACGCGCGCGATTTCGCGCTGTGGAAGGCGCCGAAAGAGGGCGAGCCGTACTGGGACACTCCCTTCGGCAGGGGCCGCCCGGGCTGGCACATCGAGTGCTCGGCCATGGTGCGCCGCATCTTCGGCGGCACCATCGACATACACACCGGCGGCGTGGACCTCATCTTTCCGCACCATGAAAACGAGATCGCCCAGAGCGAGGCCGCCTACGGCGAGCAATTCGTGCGCCGCTGGATACACGTGGAGCACCTGCTGGTCGAAGGCTCAAAGATGTCCAAGTCGCTCGGCAATTTCTATACGCTCCGCGACCTGCTCGAAAAGGGCCATTCACCGCGGGCCATCCGCTACCTGCTTATTTCGGCGCACTACCGCAAGCAGCTCAATTTCACCTTCGAGGGACTCGCCCAGGCGGAAAGCGCGCTCGCGCGCATCGATAACTTCCTGCTGCGCCTCGACGGCATAACCGCCGGTGACGGTGCGAACGACGGGCCTGCCGGCCTGATCGACGGATTCGTCGAGCGCTTCACCGCCGACATGGACGACGACCTCAACATCTCGGGGGCGCTCGGACGCCTCTTCGAATTTATACACGAGACTAACGCACTCATCGACCGCAGTGCGCTCTCGAAGGCCGACGCCCTCCAAGTGCTCGGCGCGCTGCGGAGGGTCGACTCCGTGCTCGGCGTCATTTTCTTCGCTGCGCCCGGGGACGACGTCGACGAGGAGCGCATCGAGCGGCTCATCGAAGAACGGCGCGAATCCAAGAAGGCAAAGAATTTCGCCAGAGCCGACGAGATCCGCGCGACGCTGGAGTCCGAAGGCATTGCCCTCGAGGACACGAAGGACGGCACTCGGTGGAAACGAAAGAGATAA
- the rlmB gene encoding 23S rRNA (guanosine(2251)-2'-O)-methyltransferase RlmB — protein METKEIIGRNPVLEYLRALEERHGGELFISKSAHGKIIDVIVREAKQRGVKISYCDKDVLAKVDSSSRHQGVMLRLAARTRLPREEDFLDEVAAASGVIVALDRLSDPHNVGSIIRSAEALGASGVALSRAHSAEVTPVVVKASAGATAHLPVLTVSNVAQFLERAKARGFWIIGTSGEGESSPEDVAEVRPAVLVIGSEGEGMRRLTEHKCDYVVHIPLRGNIASLNASVAAGIILYELLKQNR, from the coding sequence GTGGAAACGAAAGAGATAATCGGCCGCAACCCCGTCCTGGAATACCTGCGGGCGCTCGAGGAACGCCATGGCGGAGAGCTCTTCATCTCGAAGAGCGCGCACGGAAAGATCATCGACGTTATCGTCCGCGAGGCGAAACAGCGCGGAGTCAAAATTAGCTATTGCGATAAGGACGTACTGGCGAAGGTCGATTCCTCCTCACGCCACCAGGGCGTTATGCTGCGCCTTGCGGCTCGCACCAGGCTTCCGCGCGAGGAAGACTTTCTGGACGAGGTCGCCGCGGCTTCGGGCGTCATCGTGGCGCTGGACCGTCTTTCCGACCCGCACAATGTTGGCTCCATAATCCGAAGCGCCGAGGCGCTCGGCGCATCGGGCGTGGCGCTCTCTCGCGCGCACTCCGCCGAGGTTACGCCCGTCGTGGTGAAGGCTTCCGCGGGCGCAACGGCGCACCTTCCCGTACTCACCGTATCGAACGTCGCGCAGTTTCTGGAAAGGGCGAAGGCGCGCGGCTTCTGGATCATCGGAACCTCCGGCGAGGGCGAGTCGTCCCCAGAGGACGTAGCCGAAGTACGTCCGGCCGTGCTCGTAATAGGAAGCGAGGGGGAGGGCATGCGGCGCCTCACCGAGCACAAGTGCGATTATGTGGTGCACATTCCGCTGCGGGGGAACATCGCGTCGCTCAACGCATCGGTGGCGGCGGGAATCATCCTGTACGAACTTCTGAAACAAAACCGTTAA